The Kitasatospora sp. MAP12-44 region GACATCCCGATCGTCACGCAGTGGGACGACGGCCGGCACCACGGCGAGCAGCCCGGCAGCGTGCCGACCAGCTCGGCCTCCCAGCCCTCGGTGGTCGCCACGATGCTGGAGCACCTGGGCGTCCAGGCCGGCCAGCGCGTTCTCGAGGTCGGCACCGGCACGGGGTGGAACAGCGCGCTCCTGTCCTACCGGCTCGGCGACGCCAACGTGGTCACCGTCGAGATCGACCCCGACGTCACCGCCCAGGCCCGCACCGCCCTACACAAGGCCGGCTACCGGCCCACCGTGGTCTGCGGCGACGGCGCCGCCGGCTGGCCGCCCGGCGCCCCGTACGACCGGATCGTGGCCACCTGCGCGCTGCGCGAGGTCCCCCACGCCTGGATCCGCCAGGCCCGCCCCGGCGCCCTCATCCTCACCCCCTGGGGCACCCACTACAGCAACCTCGACGCCCTGCTGCGGCTGACGGTCCACGACGACGGCACGACCGCGTCGGGCCGCTTTCTGGAGCCGGTGGAGTTCATGAAGCTGCGCTCCCAGCGCCTCACCTGGCCCGAGCCGCCCGGAGGCGGCGGCGCCCTCGCCGAGGGCAGCACTGTGACCATGCCGCCCGAGCACGGCCGGCATGCCGCCTTCACCTTCCTGATGGGGCTGCTCCTGGACGGCGTCACGCACGCGGTCCAGCCGCACGACGACGGCGCCCGCACCCTGTGGCTGTACTCGTTGACCGAACCGGCCTGGTCGGCGACGACGTTCCGCGACGGCGAGCGCGAGCACCAGGTGCGCCAGTACGGGGCCAGGCGGCTGTGGGAGGAGTTCGAGGCCGCCTACGCCTGGTGGACCGGGGCGGGTCGGCCGGGCCTCGGCCGGTTCGGCCTCACCGTCACCCCGGACGGGCAGCGCCTGTGGCTGGACGACCCCGCCCAGCCCCTGCCACGCTGACCGCACCGACCACCCAGCGAGAGGGGACCGGCCCGTGGACGACGAACCGCTGAGTGAGTGGGCCGCGCGCCGCACCCGGCGCCTGCGTCCGGTCGGAACCCGCCGGGTCGTCAGCACGGCCGCCGCGCACATCGACCCCGCTGCCCCTCGGCTGCTTCAGGAGTGGGACGGGCATGCCTGGGTGGCGCTGGCGCTCACCGACGAACCACCAACGACCGCGGTGGCGACCGGCCCCGGCCGCCACCGCCGACCCTGACCCCCGCACCGACCACACCACCCGCCCGATCCACGACGGCCGCGCGGGCCTGATCCGCCGCCGGCCCGCTCGAAGCCGACGCCACGCGCCGACCCGCCGTCCGGCGGGGAGCGGAGGAGGGAACCGTATGGAACGGCAGCCGATGGACCTGGCCACCTACAGCGAGCAGGCCCAGCACGGGCCCTGCTTCATCTGCCGCCTGGTGGCCGGCGACCCGGCCTACGCGCACGAGGTCGTCTACGAGACCGAGGAGCACCTGGCCTTCCTCGACAAGTGGCCGGTCCTGCCCGGCAAGCTCCTGGTCGTCCCCAAGCGGCACCTGGAGCACGTCGTCTCCGACCTGAGCGAGCTGGACTACCTCGCCATGATGACCACCGTGCGGCTGGTCGCCCTGGCCGCCGAGGACGTCCTCGGCGGCGAGCGCACCTACCTGTTCTCCCTCGGCTCCCAGGCCGGCAACGCCCACCTGCACTGGCACATCGCCCGCCTGCCCCACGGCGTGCCCTACGAGCAGCAGCAGTTCGATGCGCTCGCCCTCACCAACGGCGTCCTCGCCTACACCGACACCGAGCGCGCCGGCCTCGCCGACCGGCTGCGCCGGGCCATCACCGCTCGCACGGCGCGGTTGTCTGACTAGTGCGCCGCCCGGCGAGCCGTCGCCGTCGACCGGCGCGGTGCGTGGCTAGCTGGCCCCATGCACGACATCATGGCGGTCATCAAGTTCCGCAACAGGCTCGGAGACCTCGTATACGAGCGGTTCGGGCAGACGGAGCCCCCGTCGTACCGGGCGGCGATCGGGGTCGCCAACCTGCTTGCCGAGCTCCTTCCGGCCGACATGCTCGCGACGTTCTTCCGGGTCGCGTTGAAGGCTGCCGACGAAGTCGCGAAGCCCGGCCGTCCCGTGGGCTGGTCCTTCGACGGTCACTTCGGCCGCAAGCTCAGCCAGGCGTTCGGCGGATTCGACAAGCACCCGGGCCTGCGCGAGGCCCAGGTGGTGGGGCGGATCCTGCCGGATCTGCTCGCGCAGGAGTTCGCGGCCTTCATCCGTCTCGCCCAGAGCGCCCTGGAGCAGACCGCGGCTCTCCCCACCAGCTAGCGGCGGACCCGGCCCGCCGGCGGATCCCGCAGCCGCCCGTACCCACCGCTCCCGCCGTTCGTTGACCAATCCGAGCGCCCCGACCAGGGCGCGCGGCTGCGCCTGCTCCACCGCCCGGCACGTACACCCCCACGGGCCCGGGCCCGCAGCGTCGCCACTTCGGGGCGGCCGGCTCGTACACACCGGCCGCCCCTCGCCGTGTCCTGCGACGCCTGCGGGCGTTGTCCGTGGAGGACTGGCGGGCAGCCGATGGGTGCGGCCCGCCACCGCGAGCGATTCGAGGACGACCATGGCAGGGTCCAAGCGCGGCAGGAACAGCAAGGCCGGCAAGGCGAAGACGAGCAGGGACAGTCGGCGCCGCGCCGCTGCACGGAGTCAGCCGGGGTCGAGCGAGTGGTTCGGCAGCAGCGCACACAGTGAGCAGGGCCTGATGCATCTCGACGTCCGCGCCGCCGGGAACGGGCTGCTGATCACCGCGTCCCCGGCCGAGGCGGGCGACCGCACCGAGGCGTGGCAGCTGCGCCTGCGCAACGACGACGGCGGCAAGGGCCTGCGCGAGCTCGCGGCCGCGTTCCGCGACGGCACCCAGCATGCCCTGGGAGGAGGTGCCGACCGGTGGTTGGCGTTCTTTCCCGACCCCCAGCAGCCCGGGGTCGGCTCCCTGGTCAGTGCTCGGCCCGGCCCGGATCCCGAGGGCCCCGCGGAGATCCTGCGGCGCGCCGATCGGCCGCTGACGCTGTGGGAGGAGGCCGGCATCGCGATGGACGGGATCATCGCGGGCCTGGACACCAGCCTGCTGCCCGAGCAGTGGGAACCCGAGGACGCCCTGGGCTGCCCCGGCTGCCTGCGCCCCGTCTACGACAGCACGGCGGCCATCGGAACCCTCCTCGGCGCCGGGATGCCGGTCCCCGGGCTGTGCCGGTTCTGCGTGAGCGGGCAGACGCTGCGCACCGTGCGTCAGGCGGGCCTGGCGATCCCCGCGCAGCAGCGCGCCGTTCTGGAGGCGCTGGCAGGCGCCTGACGGACCGCTTCGTGTCGGCCCCGGCACCGCCACAGTGGCGCCGGGGCCCGGTCGTGTCCGGCGCCATTATCGGTTCGGATATTGCGTGCCTGATGGTTGAGGAACCCCAGGTCATAGACGTTTCCGCACTCGGGTCCTGTCTCACGGACTGCGAGCACTTCGAAGGGGTGGCAGGCGAAAACCCATCCTCGATTCGAAGGAGGGCGTCATGACGCTCCTTCAGTCCCTTCTGCAGTTCCTCGCCGAAGCCGGCGCCGATCCGGCCGGCCCGCAGGCCCGCCAGCTCGCCGTCGCCGTCGGCACCGTCGGTGGCATCGCCAAGGGCGTGGCCAACACGGTCGGCGCCGTCCGCTCGCTGCGCCACCGCAAGGACGAGGGGGCCCTGGTCTGCTGCGGTGCGTGCCTGGCCTGCTCGCAGGCCCGCGCCGAGTAGTCGCGGGGCGGGAAACGGTTCGGCCCGGCCACCAGGTGGTGGCCGGGCCGAACCGCGCGGGCGGGTCTCAGACCTTGCGCATGACGAACGCGACGGCGCCGGTCAGCGCCGCCAGCTGGGGCGCGCTCAGGCCGAGCACGCGTGCCTGGCTCTTGGCCACGTTGCTGATCACGTAACCGCCGACCAGGGCCGCGCCGAGCATGACCACGGCCTTCTGCTGTCTTCCCGTCATCTCCTTCACCTCCTTCCGCCGGTGTCGGTGCTGGTAACCCGTCAGCTTCGCACCCGGCACTGACAACGGCCGCCTCGCTGATCGGGCTGACCCACCACCGCGGTCAGGTGGTGGCGCCGCGTCGGCGGATCTCCCGGCCCACGACGTCGCGCCGGCAGCCCATCCGCGTCGGACACTCAAAAGAGAGTTGACTCGCAAAGTGGACAGGCGTAGTGTTTGGGCACCATCTACTATTTGGGAGTGATTTCGTGAGGATCAGCATCGGGGGCGAGCGGGTCGAGGTGCCCGACGACCTGGCCCTCGCCCTGCTCGCGGCGCTGCGCGGCGACCGGCTGGTGGAGCCGCCGCAGGCCGCCGAGTTCGAGGACCTGACCGCCCTGGTCGCCTGCATCAGCCGCGTCACGCAGCACCTGACCGTGGTCAAGGAACTGGCGATGTCCCGCGCGGACGCCACCGGCGGCTACTCCAACCGGCGCGCCCTGGGCATGGCGGCCGCCATGGCTCCCTCCCAGCTGGGCCGGGTGCTGGAGGGTCACGGGCTGCCGCGCGACCGCCGTGCCGGCGGCGTGGACCTGGCCGTGGCGTTCCGCACTGTCGACGACGGCGTGCTGCACCTGGCCGCCGAGCCGGAAGTGGCCAACCTGCCCTCGTTCACCCTGCCGTTCAACCCCGCGCAGGGAGTGGTGGAGCCGACGAAGTTCGCCGGCCGGGAGCTCCGCTTCTACTACCGCCCCCAGGTCCCGATCGCGGTGGCCGACCTCGGGCGCACCGCCGGCTACACCCTGCGCCCCGCCGAGCAGAACCTGATCGCCTGCCTCACCGAGCCGGTCTTCGACGCCCTGTTCGGCGACCCGCGGATCGACCCGACCCGACCCACCGGACGCTGAGGAGAGCCACCCGATGTCCGACGAACTCTTCGACTCCGTCGACGCCCTGCTGGCGGCCGTGAACACCGGACTGCCCGCTCCGACGGAGCGGGCACGGCTGCGCCTGGCGGCCGGGCTTACCCCGGCGCAGATCGGTGCGGCCCTGCGGGTGAACTCCGCTCTGGTCAAGGGCTGGGAGGACGGGTCCGTTGTCCCGTCGGCGGACATCGCCCCGGCCTACGCGCGGCTGCTCGCGGGCCTGGCGGAGCGCTTCCCCGCCCCTGAGCAGCCCCCCGCCGCCCCGGCTCCGGCCGTGCCGCAGGCGTTCGTCGGTCCGGCGTCCGAGCAGCAGCCCGTTGAGGCGTCCGCGGTCCCGATGCTCGATCAGAACGCGGACGGCTCGCTGGTGATGCGCGAGGCGATGCCGTGCGTGCAGTGCGGCAACCCGTCGGTCTACCGTGCCCAGGGCCGCCCGATGCACCTGGGGGGCTTCTGCCGTCCCGATCCGGTCGTCACCGCCACCCCGGCGTCGGCAACCGAGCAGCAGCCGGCCCCCGCCCCGGCAGTCCAGGCCCCGGCCGCCCCCGCGCCCGTCACCGCTGCGCCGGTCCAGCCCGCCGCCGCTGCGGAGCCCGTCACCGCAGTTGCGCCGCCGACGCCCGCTCCGATCGCCTCGGCGCCGGTCCAGCCCGTGCCCACCGCGGCTCCGGCGACTGGTCGGCGCTCCGCACCGTCCCGCACCCCGAACCGTCCCGCTGCGGCGCGTCCCTCGGCTCCCGCTGGCGCGACTGCTGCTGCCCGGTGGTGGCCGGCGGTCGCGCTGGACGTCGCGCCGGAGGGTGGCTGGCTGCTGGACGTCCCGCAGATTCCGGCCCCGGCCGGAACCAAGCTGGGCGACTGGTTCGCGTGGCTGGGCACCGGTCTGCCGTTGCGCGTCGAGCGGGCGCATGCGGCCGGGCGTGGCGGCGACGGCATGGTGTGCCTGAGCGCCGCCGCGCTCAAGCAACTCGGGCTCCCGGCTGCACTGCCGACGACCGAGAAGGCCCTGGCGGCGCTCCAGACCAAGCTGGTGAAGGCCGCCGCGACGGTGGGCATGGAGATCAGCGACCAGATCGGTCCGAGCTTCCACGTCTTCCGCCGCAAGGGGTCGGCTGGCGGCCCGAGGACCTCGGTCCGCGTCACGGTCGCGCCGTGGCTGGGCCAGGGCGACTCCCGCCAGCAGGCCACCAGCGCCCTGGCCGCCCCGCTGGCCACCGCGCCCGACGGCACCAAGGACGCGCCCACACTCGCGCGCCGCTACCGGGCCTTTACCGCCGACCTGGGCGTCGCGCCGGGTGCGTC contains the following coding sequences:
- a CDS encoding DUF6087 family protein; this encodes MDDEPLSEWAARRTRRLRPVGTRRVVSTAAAHIDPAAPRLLQEWDGHAWVALALTDEPPTTAVATGPGRHRRP
- a CDS encoding HIT family protein, whose translation is MERQPMDLATYSEQAQHGPCFICRLVAGDPAYAHEVVYETEEHLAFLDKWPVLPGKLLVVPKRHLEHVVSDLSELDYLAMMTTVRLVALAAEDVLGGERTYLFSLGSQAGNAHLHWHIARLPHGVPYEQQQFDALALTNGVLAYTDTERAGLADRLRRAITARTARLSD
- a CDS encoding helix-turn-helix transcriptional regulator; amino-acid sequence: MSDELFDSVDALLAAVNTGLPAPTERARLRLAAGLTPAQIGAALRVNSALVKGWEDGSVVPSADIAPAYARLLAGLAERFPAPEQPPAAPAPAVPQAFVGPASEQQPVEASAVPMLDQNADGSLVMREAMPCVQCGNPSVYRAQGRPMHLGGFCRPDPVVTATPASATEQQPAPAPAVQAPAAPAPVTAAPVQPAAAAEPVTAVAPPTPAPIASAPVQPVPTAAPATGRRSAPSRTPNRPAAARPSAPAGATAAARWWPAVALDVAPEGGWLLDVPQIPAPAGTKLGDWFAWLGTGLPLRVERAHAAGRGGDGMVCLSAAALKQLGLPAALPTTEKALAALQTKLVKAAATVGMEISDQIGPSFHVFRRKGSAGGPRTSVRVTVAPWLGQGDSRQQATSALAAPLATAPDGTKDAPTLARRYRAFTADLGVAPGASTASTGMLLLDAVRPRVEWVKDEATGEWSSHLREGALPAGDLCVPPAAGARHPLTRKLLSRGETVCEEEDYKWWARDLTTGEAGQAFAVAVDVCASYLSVTESLRLPVGPAEYVEAPVWDGGKTAGIWWCDFTTTAVDELLPHPATFHGRPPTGPSWYATPTVAYMISTYGFDPATITAAYLSTHTAPLLKEWTGRIRGGYKRTYAVLGLTDGQSPEEFLAAYAVHKDVGTDAERADALVLAGLYKSVYKGGIGKWADSARHLDDATWLEKIAAAWSYNPLLRFTIVATARIAAHRRLRKTLQLTGRAPFAVNRDSYLYATDATSPLELLPVKDDGTPVPGALRLGIAPGSHKHESSIPLHAVVEAMGRREHPSKLVHHYTTDGTPIDQEQTGAGTGNDDEEGGN
- a CDS encoding methyltransferase domain-containing protein, yielding MTSTAQKEGRPCSGRPARPWDAAFTAVPRSLFLPDLMWAHDLATNTSRPVSRTADPDGWAAAAAADIPIVTQWDDGRHHGEQPGSVPTSSASQPSVVATMLEHLGVQAGQRVLEVGTGTGWNSALLSYRLGDANVVTVEIDPDVTAQARTALHKAGYRPTVVCGDGAAGWPPGAPYDRIVATCALREVPHAWIRQARPGALILTPWGTHYSNLDALLRLTVHDDGTTASGRFLEPVEFMKLRSQRLTWPEPPGGGGALAEGSTVTMPPEHGRHAAFTFLMGLLLDGVTHAVQPHDDGARTLWLYSLTEPAWSATTFRDGEREHQVRQYGARRLWEEFEAAYAWWTGAGRPGLGRFGLTVTPDGQRLWLDDPAQPLPR